The following is a genomic window from Bacillus sp. V2I10.
AGCTCTTACAGCTTGGAGGTCAATATGTTGACTATGTAAAACTGGGCTTTGGCACAACAGTATTATATCCGCCTGAACTTTTGCAAAAAAAGCTGCTTTTGGCCAAGAAAGCAAATGTTATTTTATACCCAGGCGGAACTTTATTTGAAATCGCCTCTCACAAGGGTGTATTAAAAGAGTATTTCGATTATATGCAAAAAATAGGTTTTGACCATCTCGAAATTTCCGACGGTACGATTGAATTGTCACCCATAAGACGGCGAAAGATTATCAAGGAAGCTGTAGCAAAAGGTTTTACTGTCATAACTGAATACGGTAAAAAAGATGCGGGCAGTCAATGTGAAGTAAATGAATTAGAAAGTACCCTTTATTCCGATCTGGAATGTGGAGCTTCTTATGTCATTGTAGAGGGAAGGGAATCAGGAGAAAATGTTGGCATTTATAATGACAAAGGAAAAATTGATAAAAAATTCCTTTACACTATTAAAAAAACGATTCCTGCCAATATGAGGAAATATCTCATTTGGGAAGCTCCGCAAAAAAATCAGCAATGCGAATTAATTCATTATTGGGGAAGAAACGTAAATTTTGGGAATATCCAATTTGAAGATGTATATAGCCTTGAATGCCTTAGAAGAGGTCTAAGATTTGATACTTTCCCAATAGAACGGTCAGGTTCAATTTTGAAGGTTGATTAAACAAGGTCCCCTGAAAAACTGGAGAGAAGGATTTATTCACTCCAGTTTTTTTGTTGCGCTTAATGGTATAAGGTTCCATCCCATCGATAATACTCCAGGCCTTCTATATTCATTTCTGCTCCGATGCCAATGCCGCCTGGTATCGTTACAGATCCGTTTATTGGTTGAACCGATAGAAGCGAAGTAAAAGGATTTTCCATGGCATCCCACTCAACAGGCTCAATTTTATCATGATTCATTTTACTCCATGGAGGTAGACATGCTTGGCCAAAAATGGCATATAGCCTTGAAAGCGGTCCGTCAAATGTATGAGGGGAAATCCGCAATCCAAATGTTCGAGAGAGATGAATGGTTTCACGGTATCCGTCTAACCCGTTTTCATGCATAACATCCGGTTGAATAATATCAACAGCTCCTTCTTTCAAAAAAGGAAGAAACTGTGCAGGTCCCTGTAAATTTTCTCCTCCCGCGACAGGTATTGATAAATTGGCTCTTAAAAGCTTGTAGTCTGCCAGTTGCGCCATTGGTATTGGCTCCTCAAACCATAGCATGTTTGACCACTCCCTGAAATGACGATCCCATCTCCGTGCAGTCGCTGCATCGTAACTTTGATTTGCATCAAGTGCGAGTTGGATTTTTCCTTCCAGCACCCTCTGAACAGATTGAATGTGAGCTTGATCCTCCTGCAGCGTTTTTCCGCCTATTTTCACTTTTATCTTATTAAAACCGCTATCTATTGCTTGTTCAATTTCTTGCAAAGAATGGTTTATCCAGTCTTCCCTTTCCGAATAG
Proteins encoded in this region:
- a CDS encoding phosphosulfolactate synthase encodes the protein MNHPQNTWHPLLIDPTGERINKSEEFGLTMLIDKGIGIALFEELLQLGGQYVDYVKLGFGTTVLYPPELLQKKLLLAKKANVILYPGGTLFEIASHKGVLKEYFDYMQKIGFDHLEISDGTIELSPIRRRKIIKEAVAKGFTVITEYGKKDAGSQCEVNELESTLYSDLECGASYVIVEGRESGENVGIYNDKGKIDKKFLYTIKKTIPANMRKYLIWEAPQKNQQCELIHYWGRNVNFGNIQFEDVYSLECLRRGLRFDTFPIERSGSILKVD
- a CDS encoding mandelate racemase/muconate lactonizing enzyme family protein, coding for MKIERVETFPLLYQLPEPYGDANGYKKYRTCFLFKVTTKSGIDGWGECIDWLPTLEKGFHDRIIPYLLGKQATDRLQIVNVVKKWNKRAAAGISMALTEIVAKSAELSVCDLWGGKLREVIPVYASLQSYSEREDWINHSLQEIEQAIDSGFNKIKVKIGGKTLQEDQAHIQSVQRVLEGKIQLALDANQSYDAATARRWDRHFREWSNMLWFEEPIPMAQLADYKLLRANLSIPVAGGENLQGPAQFLPFLKEGAVDIIQPDVMHENGLDGYRETIHLSRTFGLRISPHTFDGPLSRLYAIFGQACLPPWSKMNHDKIEPVEWDAMENPFTSLLSVQPINGSVTIPGGIGIGAEMNIEGLEYYRWDGTLYH